The following are from one region of the Strix uralensis isolate ZFMK-TIS-50842 chromosome 4, bStrUra1, whole genome shotgun sequence genome:
- the LOC141942779 gene encoding phosphatidylinositol N-acetylglucosaminyltransferase subunit Y isoform X2, producing the protein MAGGGMLPSLPTLTVLVPLLSLAGLFYSASVDETFPQGCTSTNSLCFYSLLLPITIPVYVFFHLWTWMGIKLFRHN; encoded by the coding sequence ATGGCCGGGGGAGGcatgctgccctccctgcccacgCTGACTGTACTTGTTCCTCTCCTGTCCCTAGCAGGCTTGTTTTACTCAGCCAGTGTAGATGAAaccttcccacagggctgcaccAGCACAAACAGTTTATGTTTCTACAGTCTCCTCCTTCCTATCACAATACCAGTTTATGTATTTTTCCACCTGTGGACCTGGATGGGGATTAAGCTTTTTAGGCACAACTAG